One window of the Anaeromyxobacter dehalogenans 2CP-C genome contains the following:
- a CDS encoding polysaccharide deacetylase family protein, translating to MPERADFSARWILKRAAKAAVAGALTAAGIHHAVRLVRRRQAGGSRVLILSYHRVTPDFDAEARQTLASLLVSTDTLRRQLEHVGRRNEIVSLADARRILAEPAGAHRADVVAVTLDDGYADVAQHALPVLRALRVPATVFVPTGYVGTARRLPHDRLHAALTALARRRIPFERAGLPPAIQALLSACAERGPAATLDRLIARLPHERLVALASALERRLGTAEQDLPASTRLMTWDEVRALDAAGVDVGGHTVNHAVLANLPLAEARRELAGCRDQLAERVGRAPRHFAYPNGYYTPAVQRAVAEAGFEAAVTIEDEENRHGGSAYGLKRKVLWENTTLGAVGWSGVVATCNLGGVFSTLGLARPVPGERPDPPAEPAARTARPEGAEAHADARAVS from the coding sequence ATGCCGGAACGGGCCGACTTCAGCGCGCGCTGGATCCTGAAGCGGGCCGCGAAGGCGGCCGTGGCGGGGGCGCTCACCGCGGCGGGGATCCACCACGCGGTCCGGCTGGTGCGCCGGCGGCAGGCGGGCGGCTCCCGCGTGCTCATCCTCTCGTACCACCGCGTGACGCCCGACTTCGACGCCGAGGCCAGGCAGACGCTCGCCTCGCTGCTCGTCTCCACCGACACGCTCCGCCGCCAGCTCGAGCACGTGGGGCGGCGGAACGAGATCGTCTCGCTCGCCGACGCCCGCCGCATCCTGGCGGAGCCCGCGGGCGCCCACCGCGCCGACGTCGTCGCGGTGACCCTCGACGACGGCTACGCCGACGTGGCGCAGCACGCGCTGCCGGTGCTGCGCGCCCTGCGCGTCCCGGCGACCGTGTTCGTGCCGACCGGCTACGTCGGCACGGCCCGCCGCCTCCCGCACGACCGGCTCCACGCGGCGCTCACCGCGCTGGCGCGGCGGCGCATCCCGTTCGAGCGCGCCGGCCTCCCGCCCGCGATCCAGGCGCTGCTCTCCGCCTGCGCCGAGCGCGGGCCGGCGGCCACGCTCGACCGGCTCATCGCGCGCCTCCCGCACGAGCGGCTGGTGGCGCTGGCCTCGGCGCTGGAGCGCCGGCTCGGCACCGCCGAGCAGGACCTCCCGGCCTCGACGCGCCTCATGACCTGGGACGAGGTGCGGGCGCTCGACGCCGCGGGCGTGGACGTGGGCGGCCACACGGTCAACCACGCGGTGCTCGCGAACCTGCCGCTCGCCGAGGCGCGCCGCGAGCTGGCCGGCTGCCGCGACCAGCTCGCCGAGCGCGTGGGCCGGGCGCCGCGCCACTTCGCCTACCCCAACGGCTACTACACGCCGGCGGTCCAGCGCGCGGTGGCCGAGGCGGGCTTCGAGGCGGCCGTGACCATCGAGGACGAGGAGAACCGGCACGGCGGCTCGGCGTACGGGCTGAAGCGCAAGGTCCTCTGGGAGAACACCACGCTCGGCGCCGTCGGCTGGAGCGGCGTGGTGGCGACGTGCAACCTGGGCGGCGTGTTCTCCACGCTGGGCCTGGCGCGGCCCGTCCCCGGGGAGCGGCCGGATCCACCCGCCGAGCCCGCGGCCCGGACGGCGCGGCCGGAGGGCGCGGAGGCGCACGCGGACGCGCGGGCGGTGAGCTGA
- the fabG gene encoding 3-oxoacyl-[acyl-carrier-protein] reductase, with amino-acid sequence MTFDFTGKIALVTGASRGIGRAVAVALARGGASVALNYAGNDAAAAEALALVRQAGAPRAELYRFDVADPAACTAAVEQVVATFGGLHVLVNNAGIAIDQLVMRLKDEDWNRQLQVNLTGAFNLIRAATRPMMRQRAGAIVNLTSVVGEMGNAGQAAYAATKAGLEGLTKSVARELASRNVRVNAVAPGFIDTDMTAALPEAAKTKMKDMIPLARLGSAEDVANAVAFLASDQASYVTGETLRVNGGMYM; translated from the coding sequence ATGACGTTCGACTTCACCGGGAAGATCGCGCTCGTCACCGGCGCCTCGCGCGGCATCGGCCGCGCCGTGGCGGTGGCGCTGGCGCGCGGCGGGGCCAGCGTGGCCCTGAACTACGCGGGCAACGACGCGGCCGCGGCCGAGGCCCTCGCGCTGGTGCGCCAGGCGGGCGCGCCGCGCGCCGAGCTGTACCGGTTCGACGTGGCCGACCCGGCCGCCTGCACCGCCGCGGTGGAGCAGGTGGTGGCCACGTTCGGCGGGCTGCACGTGCTCGTGAACAACGCCGGCATCGCCATCGACCAGCTCGTCATGCGGCTCAAGGACGAGGACTGGAACCGGCAGCTCCAGGTGAACCTCACCGGCGCGTTCAACCTGATCCGCGCCGCCACCCGGCCCATGATGAGGCAGCGCGCCGGCGCCATCGTGAACCTCACCTCCGTGGTGGGCGAGATGGGCAACGCCGGCCAGGCCGCCTACGCCGCCACCAAGGCGGGGCTGGAGGGGCTCACGAAGTCGGTGGCCCGCGAGCTCGCGTCGCGCAACGTGCGCGTGAACGCGGTGGCGCCCGGCTTCATCGACACGGACATGACCGCGGCGCTCCCCGAGGCCGCGAAGACGAAGATGAAGGACATGATCCCGCTCGCGCGGCTCGGCAGCGCGGAGGACGTGGCGAACGCGGTGGCGTTCCTCGCGAGCGACCAGGCATCGTACGTGACCGGCGAGACCCTGCGGGTCAACGGCGGCATGTACATGTAG
- the plsX gene encoding phosphate acyltransferase PlsX, with protein sequence MVGKIAPIAVDAMGGDHAPGAIVQGAVNAARKGLPVVLVGPEARVREELARHRAGSSLPLEVHPATEVVEMHDHPGQAMRRKKDNSIRVCFDLVASGRAAGMVSAGNSGAVMAGAILVLGRPEGVERPAIVSVLPALKGSPLMLDMGAVVDCRPIHLVQFALMGEVFSRRVHGVARPRIAILSNGEEDTKGTDLTRAAAAALRRAPIDFVGYCEGRDLLTGEVDVIVTDGFTGNVALKTMEGTAKVVGEYLKRALRSTTVSKIGGLLSKAALEGMKKRIDWREVGGAPLVGVNGVGFISHGRSDALAIENAIRRAGDAARTHFIDEIARAVAPSHALLEVPANGAAAQQGPTPRRTAPPQT encoded by the coding sequence ATGGTCGGGAAGATCGCGCCCATCGCCGTCGATGCGATGGGGGGCGACCACGCCCCCGGCGCGATCGTACAAGGTGCCGTTAACGCAGCGCGTAAGGGGTTGCCGGTCGTCCTGGTCGGCCCCGAGGCGCGCGTGCGAGAGGAGCTCGCGCGCCACCGCGCCGGGAGCTCCCTGCCGCTCGAGGTGCACCCTGCGACGGAGGTGGTCGAGATGCACGACCACCCCGGCCAGGCGATGCGGCGGAAGAAGGACAACTCCATCCGCGTCTGCTTCGACCTGGTCGCGTCCGGCCGGGCGGCGGGGATGGTGTCCGCGGGCAACTCCGGCGCGGTGATGGCGGGCGCCATCCTGGTCCTCGGCCGTCCCGAGGGCGTCGAGCGGCCCGCGATCGTCTCGGTCCTCCCCGCGCTCAAGGGCTCGCCGCTCATGCTCGACATGGGCGCGGTGGTGGACTGCCGGCCGATCCACCTGGTGCAGTTCGCGCTCATGGGCGAGGTCTTCTCGCGCCGCGTGCACGGAGTGGCCCGGCCGCGCATCGCGATCCTCTCGAACGGGGAGGAGGACACGAAGGGCACCGACCTCACCCGCGCCGCCGCCGCGGCGCTGCGGCGCGCGCCGATCGACTTCGTGGGCTACTGCGAGGGGCGCGACCTGCTCACCGGCGAGGTGGACGTCATCGTGACCGACGGCTTCACCGGGAACGTGGCCCTGAAGACGATGGAGGGCACGGCCAAGGTGGTCGGCGAGTACCTCAAGCGCGCGCTGCGCAGCACCACCGTGTCGAAGATCGGCGGGCTGCTCTCCAAGGCGGCGCTGGAGGGGATGAAGAAGCGCATCGACTGGCGCGAGGTGGGCGGCGCGCCGCTGGTGGGCGTGAACGGGGTCGGGTTCATCTCGCACGGGCGCTCCGACGCGCTCGCGATCGAGAACGCGATCCGCCGCGCGGGCGACGCCGCGCGCACCCACTTCATCGACGAGATCGCGCGGGCCGTCGCGCCGTCGCACGCGCTGCTGGAGGTCCCCGCCAACGGCGCGGCCGCCCAGCAGGGCCCCACGCCGCGGCGCACCGCGCCGCCCCAAACCTAG
- a CDS encoding Gfo/Idh/MocA family protein — translation MAERDGTAVRVAVIGCGQIADAHLAQARRAGAEVVAVCDATRHMAEQAAARWRVPAFYEGPDAVDAMLAEARPEVVHVTTPPASHLALATRALAAGAHVYVEKPVTVDAAEAVALEQAAARHGRLACAGHNLLFDPVIHRLRALVDAGALGEVVHADAVMGYDLSGPFGALLTGDPGHWIHRLPAGLAHNNLSHPLSLVLPLLGPGTPAVAHALGRRLRPERFGDARDAFHDELRILLEGARATASVLFSCRIRPAQLALTVYGTRRAVHASLDARTLRVVEGSHLPGPFQKVDWARRDASAAGAELLRRSADLALARLHYFEGMRQLFAAFYRAARTGGEAPVPLADARAVAQVIDAAAAACRRADAAAQEACA, via the coding sequence ATGGCGGAGCGAGATGGGACCGCGGTCCGGGTGGCGGTGATCGGGTGCGGGCAGATCGCCGACGCGCACCTCGCGCAGGCTCGCCGGGCCGGCGCCGAGGTGGTGGCGGTGTGCGACGCCACCCGGCACATGGCAGAGCAGGCGGCGGCGCGCTGGCGCGTGCCGGCGTTCTACGAGGGGCCGGACGCCGTGGACGCGATGCTGGCGGAGGCGCGCCCGGAGGTCGTGCACGTCACCACGCCGCCGGCGAGCCACCTCGCGCTCGCCACCCGCGCGCTCGCCGCGGGCGCGCACGTGTACGTGGAGAAGCCGGTCACGGTGGACGCGGCGGAGGCCGTCGCGCTGGAGCAGGCGGCGGCGCGGCACGGCCGGCTGGCGTGCGCCGGCCACAACCTCCTGTTCGACCCGGTGATCCACCGGCTCCGCGCCCTGGTGGACGCCGGCGCGCTCGGCGAGGTCGTGCACGCGGACGCGGTGATGGGCTACGACCTCTCCGGCCCGTTCGGCGCGCTGCTCACCGGCGACCCCGGCCACTGGATCCACCGCCTCCCCGCCGGGCTCGCGCACAACAACCTCTCGCACCCGCTCTCGCTCGTGCTGCCGCTCCTCGGGCCGGGGACGCCCGCGGTGGCGCACGCGCTGGGGCGCCGGCTGCGCCCCGAGCGCTTCGGCGACGCGCGCGACGCGTTCCACGACGAGCTGCGGATCCTCCTGGAGGGCGCGCGCGCCACCGCGTCGGTGCTCTTCTCCTGCCGCATCCGCCCGGCCCAGCTCGCGCTGACCGTGTACGGCACGCGGCGGGCGGTGCACGCGTCCCTCGACGCGCGCACGCTGCGCGTGGTGGAGGGCTCCCACCTGCCCGGCCCGTTCCAGAAGGTGGACTGGGCGCGGCGCGACGCCTCGGCGGCCGGGGCGGAGCTCCTGCGGCGCAGCGCCGACCTCGCGCTCGCGCGGCTGCACTACTTCGAGGGCATGCGCCAGCTGTTCGCCGCCTTCTACCGGGCGGCCCGGACCGGCGGCGAGGCGCCGGTGCCGCTCGCGGACGCCCGCGCCGTCGCGCAGGTGATCGACGCCGCGGCCGCGGCGTGCCGGCGGGCCGACGCCGCCGCGCAGGAGGCGTGCGCGTGA
- a CDS encoding YceD family protein: protein MRVNIDEIKEAGLRRSWDVAREQVDDILQGDKAGYRARGPLHVEAKLEKIDRRVRVDAHGKAELSVPCGRCLQPVSLDQPVDFELTLVPSDEYVDEPRGEKDSSTGPAGGSFEAERADEEIYTGKVVDLDPILREQLLLAVPGYPVCKDDCKGLCPVCGANLNDRECGCDRHVPDPRWAGLKNVKL from the coding sequence ATGCGCGTCAATATTGACGAAATCAAGGAGGCAGGCCTCCGTCGGAGCTGGGACGTCGCCCGCGAGCAGGTGGACGACATCCTCCAGGGCGACAAGGCCGGCTACCGCGCGCGCGGTCCGCTTCACGTCGAGGCGAAGCTGGAGAAGATCGACCGGCGCGTGCGGGTGGACGCGCACGGGAAGGCGGAGCTCTCGGTGCCGTGCGGCCGGTGCCTCCAGCCGGTGTCGCTGGACCAGCCCGTGGATTTCGAGTTGACGCTCGTCCCCTCGGACGAGTACGTGGACGAGCCCCGAGGCGAGAAGGACTCGAGCACCGGCCCGGCCGGCGGCAGCTTCGAGGCCGAGCGGGCGGACGAGGAGATCTACACGGGCAAGGTCGTGGACCTCGACCCGATCCTCCGCGAGCAGCTGCTCCTGGCGGTGCCGGGCTACCCGGTGTGCAAGGACGACTGCAAGGGACTCTGCCCCGTGTGCGGGGCCAACCTGAACGATCGCGAGTGCGGCTGCGATCGCCACGTTCCGGACCCGCGCTGGGCGGGCCTCAAGAACGTGAAGCTGTAG
- a CDS encoding NapC/NirT family cytochrome c, whose protein sequence is MPQINTLEQLLKATALVAAAIAVLILAWYLVRRPPLNRTTKVLLLFGLGVMPIGVALTGNIAGFEYTLKRPFCGSCHVMLPYTEDAADPASTSLAAIHSRNHAFGEESCYTCHADYQMFGAMTTKLNGLKHLYFYVTEYANTGPYGEGGPKIHMYKSFQNGMCTRCHSTTAPRWLANEEHSGMIEEIRSGDAKCVDCHGGEKVHPRAFAHGGNGRGPAASIGKGE, encoded by the coding sequence GTGCCCCAGATAAACACGCTCGAGCAGCTGCTCAAGGCCACCGCCCTCGTCGCCGCGGCCATCGCGGTCCTCATCCTCGCCTGGTACCTGGTCCGTCGCCCGCCGCTCAACCGGACGACCAAGGTCCTGCTCCTCTTCGGGCTCGGCGTCATGCCGATCGGCGTGGCGCTCACCGGCAACATCGCCGGCTTCGAGTACACGCTGAAGCGCCCGTTCTGCGGCTCCTGCCACGTGATGCTGCCCTACACGGAGGACGCGGCGGACCCGGCGTCCACCAGCCTCGCCGCGATCCACAGCCGCAACCACGCGTTCGGCGAGGAGAGCTGCTACACGTGCCACGCCGACTACCAGATGTTCGGCGCGATGACGACCAAGCTGAACGGCCTGAAGCACCTGTACTTCTACGTCACGGAGTACGCGAACACCGGGCCGTACGGCGAGGGCGGGCCGAAGATCCACATGTACAAGTCGTTCCAGAACGGCATGTGCACCCGCTGCCACTCGACCACCGCGCCGAGGTGGCTCGCGAACGAGGAGCACTCGGGCATGATCGAGGAGATCCGCTCGGGCGACGCCAAGTGCGTGGACTGCCACGGCGGCGAGAAGGTCCACCCGCGCGCGTTCGCGCACGGCGGCAACGGCCGCGGTCCCGCGGCCTCCATCGGGAAGGGGGAGTAG
- a CDS encoding SDR family NAD(P)-dependent oxidoreductase → MDLGLGGKVAIVTGGSRGIGRAIALTLAREGARVAVGARGAEALAEVRAALDQAGPGPHLTVAADLATAEGVDRLVGEAASALGGVDVLVNNVGGSDARTIADAGEADLRAVLDRNLFPALRASLRAIPELRRRGGGSIVMITSIWGREAGGGPSYNVAKAAEQSLAKALGRELAADGIRVNSVAPGSIAFPGGGWERRRQADPEGIADFVRREIPGGRFGAPEEVAAVVAFLASPRASWVNGACWVVDGGQSRSF, encoded by the coding sequence ATGGACCTCGGGCTCGGCGGCAAGGTCGCGATCGTCACCGGCGGCAGCCGCGGCATCGGCCGCGCCATCGCGCTGACGCTGGCGCGGGAGGGCGCGCGGGTGGCCGTCGGCGCGCGCGGCGCCGAGGCGCTCGCCGAGGTTCGCGCGGCGCTCGACCAGGCCGGGCCCGGCCCGCACCTGACGGTCGCCGCCGACCTCGCCACCGCCGAGGGCGTGGACCGGCTGGTGGGCGAGGCCGCCTCGGCGCTGGGCGGCGTGGACGTGCTCGTCAACAACGTGGGCGGCTCGGACGCGCGCACGATCGCGGACGCCGGCGAGGCCGACCTCCGCGCGGTGCTCGACCGCAACCTGTTCCCCGCCCTCCGCGCCAGCCTCCGGGCCATCCCGGAGCTGCGGCGCCGCGGCGGCGGGTCGATCGTGATGATCACGTCGATCTGGGGGCGAGAGGCCGGCGGCGGCCCCTCGTACAACGTCGCCAAGGCGGCCGAGCAGAGCCTGGCCAAGGCGCTCGGGCGCGAGCTCGCCGCCGACGGCATCCGGGTGAACTCGGTCGCGCCGGGGTCGATCGCGTTCCCGGGCGGCGGCTGGGAGCGGCGGCGGCAGGCGGACCCGGAGGGCATCGCCGACTTCGTCCGGCGCGAGATCCCGGGCGGACGCTTCGGCGCGCCCGAGGAGGTCGCGGCGGTGGTCGCGTTCCTGGCCTCGCCGCGCGCGAGCTGGGTGAACGGCGCCTGCTGGGTGGTGGACGGCGGGCAGTCCCGCAGCTTCTGA
- the rpmF gene encoding 50S ribosomal protein L32 produces MGVPKKRTSSMRRDRRRAANFKLKPVNVVKCPKCKEPVLPHRACPSCGTYKGEQITEAS; encoded by the coding sequence GTGGGCGTTCCCAAGAAGCGGACGAGCAGCATGCGGCGCGATCGGCGCCGCGCCGCGAACTTCAAGCTGAAGCCGGTCAACGTGGTGAAGTGCCCGAAGTGCAAGGAGCCCGTGCTCCCGCACCGCGCCTGCCCGTCCTGCGGGACGTACAAGGGTGAGCAGATCACCGAGGCGTCATAG
- the fabD gene encoding ACP S-malonyltransferase — MGKLAFVFPGQGSQAVGMGKDLHDAFPEAREIFEEVDEALGEKLSALCFGGPEDQLKLTANTQPSILTVSSAAAAVLANQGLVPDFVAGHSLGEYSALVAVGACGAAEAARAVRARGTFMQEAVPAGQGAMSAVLGLDPARVREICAAVASETGQVVSPANYNEPAQTVIAGAAGAVEQAGARLKEAGAKRVLPLPVSAPFHSALMAPVKARLEPVLRGIAWKAPLRPVVTNVEAKPNQDAARVVPLLVEQVTAPVRWIECVEELVRLGVTRVVEVGPGKVLSGLIRRIDRSVEAFNVEDRASLEKTLAALKG; from the coding sequence ATGGGCAAGCTGGCGTTCGTCTTCCCGGGGCAGGGCTCGCAGGCGGTCGGCATGGGCAAGGACCTGCACGACGCCTTCCCGGAGGCGCGGGAGATCTTCGAGGAGGTGGACGAGGCGCTGGGCGAGAAGCTCTCGGCCCTGTGCTTCGGCGGCCCCGAGGACCAGCTCAAGCTGACCGCGAACACCCAGCCCTCGATCCTGACCGTCTCGTCCGCCGCCGCGGCGGTGCTCGCGAACCAGGGGCTGGTCCCGGACTTCGTGGCCGGCCACTCGCTGGGCGAGTACTCGGCGCTGGTGGCGGTGGGCGCGTGCGGCGCCGCGGAGGCGGCGCGGGCGGTGCGCGCGCGCGGCACGTTCATGCAGGAGGCGGTGCCGGCGGGGCAGGGCGCCATGAGCGCGGTGCTCGGGCTCGACCCGGCGCGCGTCCGCGAGATCTGCGCCGCGGTGGCGTCCGAGACCGGGCAGGTGGTCTCGCCCGCGAACTACAACGAGCCGGCCCAGACGGTGATCGCCGGCGCGGCCGGCGCGGTGGAGCAGGCCGGCGCGAGGCTCAAGGAGGCCGGGGCGAAGCGGGTGCTGCCGCTGCCGGTGTCCGCCCCCTTCCACTCGGCGCTCATGGCGCCGGTGAAGGCGCGGCTCGAGCCGGTGCTGCGCGGGATCGCGTGGAAGGCGCCGCTCCGGCCGGTGGTGACGAACGTCGAGGCGAAGCCGAACCAGGACGCCGCGCGGGTGGTGCCGCTGCTGGTCGAGCAGGTGACCGCGCCGGTGCGCTGGATCGAGTGCGTCGAGGAGCTGGTCCGGCTGGGCGTGACCCGGGTGGTCGAGGTCGGCCCGGGCAAGGTGCTCTCCGGGCTGATCCGCCGCATCGACAGGTCGGTCGAGGCGTTCAACGTCGAGGACCGCGCGTCGCTGGAGAAGACGCTCGCCGCGCTGAAGGGCTAG
- a CDS encoding beta-ketoacyl-ACP synthase III has translation MRSLIAGTGSYAPEKVVTNADLEKLVDTNDQWIVERTGIRERHVVADDQATSDLALEASRRALDAAGLDAKDVEMIVVGTVTPDYPFPSVGAVLQGKLGNKKAFAFDVSAACAGSLYALSVADRFVASGAVKNALVVGADALTRITDWTDRNTCILFGDGAGAMVLKPTDDPQRGIRAVRLHADGSLVPILLQPGGGSRDPISEKVVREKSHYVKMNGREVFKVAVRSLEESCREVLADEKLTPGDVTWVIAHQANKRILDATLHRLEIPESKCWMNLEKYGNTSAASVPMTLDEANRAGWLKPGDTVLMMAIGGGMAWGASVVRW, from the coding sequence ATGCGCTCCCTCATCGCCGGCACCGGGTCCTACGCGCCCGAGAAGGTCGTCACCAACGCCGATCTCGAGAAGCTGGTCGACACGAACGACCAGTGGATCGTGGAGCGCACCGGCATCCGCGAGCGCCACGTCGTCGCCGACGACCAGGCCACCAGCGATCTCGCGCTCGAGGCCTCGCGGCGCGCGCTCGACGCGGCCGGCCTGGACGCGAAGGACGTCGAGATGATCGTGGTGGGCACGGTCACCCCGGACTACCCGTTCCCCAGCGTGGGCGCGGTGCTGCAGGGCAAGCTCGGCAACAAGAAGGCGTTCGCGTTCGACGTCTCGGCCGCCTGCGCCGGCTCGCTGTACGCGCTCTCCGTCGCGGATCGCTTCGTCGCGAGCGGCGCGGTGAAGAACGCGCTGGTGGTGGGCGCCGACGCGCTGACCCGGATCACCGACTGGACCGACCGCAACACCTGCATCCTGTTCGGCGACGGCGCCGGCGCGATGGTGCTGAAGCCGACCGACGACCCGCAGCGCGGCATCCGCGCCGTCCGCCTCCACGCCGACGGCTCGCTCGTGCCCATCCTGCTGCAGCCGGGTGGCGGCTCGCGCGACCCGATCTCCGAGAAGGTGGTCCGGGAGAAGTCGCACTACGTGAAGATGAACGGCCGCGAGGTGTTCAAGGTGGCCGTCCGCTCGCTCGAGGAGAGCTGCCGCGAGGTGCTCGCCGACGAGAAGCTCACCCCGGGCGACGTGACCTGGGTGATCGCGCACCAGGCGAACAAGCGCATCCTGGACGCGACGCTGCACCGCCTGGAGATCCCCGAGTCGAAGTGCTGGATGAACCTCGAGAAGTACGGCAACACCTCGGCGGCGAGCGTCCCGATGACGCTCGACGAGGCGAACCGGGCCGGCTGGCTGAAGCCGGGCGACACCGTCCTGATGATGGCGATCGGCGGCGGCATGGCCTGGGGCGCCAGCGTGGTGCGCTGGTAG
- a CDS encoding GIY-YIG nuclease family protein, producing the protein MPAAAPGRGAAAGAARWWVYLLRCGDGSLYAGATNDLAARVARHAAGRGARYTRSRLPVELVWRERADDRGAALRREAALKRLRRTEKLALVERAAARRRRRR; encoded by the coding sequence GTGCCCGCGGCAGCGCCCGGGCGCGGCGCCGCCGCGGGGGCGGCGCGCTGGTGGGTGTACCTCCTGCGCTGCGGCGACGGCTCGCTGTACGCCGGCGCCACGAACGACCTCGCCGCGCGGGTGGCCCGCCACGCCGCCGGGCGCGGCGCGCGCTACACGCGCTCGCGCCTGCCGGTGGAGCTGGTCTGGCGCGAGCGCGCCGACGACCGCGGCGCGGCGCTGCGGCGCGAGGCGGCGCTGAAGCGGCTGCGCCGGACCGAGAAGCTCGCCCTGGTGGAGCGCGCGGCCGCGCGCCGCCGGCGCCGCCGCTAG
- a CDS encoding glycosyltransferase, which produces MRLALVGNWPRPYGGVAVHVAALARAARARGVDVRVLDIGRGDHSGDGVRPARGALRYAAALGGAAAEGRLLHVHTSGANVKSWLVALAASRARRGAAPLGVLTLHSGSAPAWLRGGPARRALAAAACAGFGRILAVNDEIAAALGASGVPRARIAVVPPYSPALLEPRRPPPGLAAFRTSHVPLLAAALPPGRIYGADLLLPAFRALRARHPRAGLVAFGEGTEALTGDAVLGLGELDHPAALAVLEAADVFARPTRADGDAVTVREALALGRAVVASTVGHRPAGCLLFPPGDAAALAARLEDAVAGAPPAARPRDDDPFDAIFAVYRVLWTRARGAPAEAAAPAR; this is translated from the coding sequence GTGCGGCTGGCGCTCGTCGGCAACTGGCCGCGGCCGTACGGCGGCGTGGCGGTGCACGTGGCCGCGCTGGCCCGCGCCGCCCGCGCGCGCGGCGTGGACGTGCGGGTGCTCGACATCGGCCGCGGCGACCACTCGGGCGACGGCGTCCGGCCGGCGCGCGGCGCGCTCCGGTACGCCGCCGCGCTCGGGGGGGCCGCGGCGGAGGGCCGGCTGCTGCACGTGCACACCAGCGGCGCCAATGTGAAGAGCTGGCTGGTGGCCCTGGCCGCCTCGCGCGCGCGCCGGGGCGCGGCGCCGCTCGGCGTGCTCACGCTGCACTCCGGCTCGGCCCCCGCGTGGCTGCGCGGCGGTCCGGCGCGGCGCGCGCTCGCCGCGGCCGCCTGCGCCGGCTTCGGGCGGATCCTGGCGGTGAACGACGAGATCGCCGCCGCGCTCGGCGCGAGCGGCGTGCCGAGGGCGCGGATCGCGGTCGTGCCGCCCTACTCCCCGGCCCTGCTCGAGCCGCGCCGGCCGCCGCCGGGCCTGGCCGCGTTCCGGACCTCGCACGTGCCGCTCCTCGCGGCGGCGCTCCCGCCCGGACGGATCTACGGCGCCGACCTGCTCCTGCCCGCGTTCCGCGCGCTGCGGGCGCGCCACCCGCGCGCCGGGCTGGTCGCGTTCGGCGAGGGCACCGAGGCGCTCACCGGCGACGCCGTGCTCGGGCTCGGCGAGCTCGACCACCCCGCCGCGCTCGCGGTGCTGGAGGCCGCGGACGTGTTCGCCCGCCCCACCCGCGCCGACGGCGACGCGGTGACCGTGCGCGAGGCGCTCGCGCTCGGCCGTGCGGTGGTCGCGAGCACCGTCGGCCACCGGCCGGCCGGCTGCCTGCTCTTCCCGCCCGGTGACGCGGCCGCGCTCGCCGCGCGGCTCGAGGACGCGGTGGCCGGCGCCCCCCCGGCCGCCCGCCCGCGCGACGACGACCCGTTCGACGCCATCTTCGCGGTCTACCGGGTGCTGTGGACGCGCGCGCGCGGCGCGCCGGCCGAGGCGGCCGCCCCGGCGCGGTGA
- a CDS encoding response regulator, with product MAIRAIAVEDDEAVSKLIAQVLTAHGFEVCGTAATGEDGVALARRERPDVALVDLGLPKMSGEDVIATIRQELPKTACIALTAVDIPARVLNAMRAGASGYILKPFHAADLTKAVEDVLSGEAAPISPRAAKVLLQEFRGDPPDQRAKDGPALSKRELEVLQLLVHGHTYADVATALGIAEGTVQTYVKRIYEKMDVSTKAEAALLAVARGLVKP from the coding sequence ATGGCAATCCGGGCGATCGCGGTCGAGGACGACGAGGCGGTGTCGAAGCTCATCGCCCAGGTCTTGACCGCGCACGGATTCGAGGTGTGCGGGACCGCGGCGACCGGCGAGGATGGGGTCGCGCTGGCCCGGCGCGAGCGGCCGGACGTGGCCCTCGTGGATCTCGGGCTGCCGAAGATGAGCGGTGAGGACGTCATCGCCACCATCCGGCAGGAGCTGCCCAAGACCGCGTGCATCGCGCTGACCGCGGTGGACATCCCCGCCCGCGTGCTGAACGCGATGCGGGCCGGGGCTTCGGGCTACATCCTGAAGCCGTTCCACGCCGCCGATCTCACCAAGGCGGTGGAGGACGTGCTCTCCGGCGAGGCCGCGCCCATCAGCCCGCGCGCGGCGAAGGTGCTGCTCCAGGAGTTCCGCGGCGACCCGCCGGACCAGCGCGCCAAGGACGGCCCGGCGCTCTCGAAGCGCGAGCTCGAGGTGCTGCAGCTGCTGGTGCACGGCCACACCTACGCGGACGTCGCGACGGCGCTCGGCATCGCCGAGGGCACCGTCCAGACGTACGTGAAGCGGATCTACGAGAAGATGGACGTCTCGACGAAGGCCGAGGCCGCGCTGCTCGCGGTCGCGCGCGGGCTCGTGAAGCCGTAG